The Populus alba chromosome 6, ASM523922v2, whole genome shotgun sequence genomic interval ATCACTATTCACTACCATCATCTAGCAACAGATCAAACGTCCTGAAATTTCTTaagacaaattaattaattaattaattacaaaagaTATCGAGGATCATCAGATTGCAATGTTCGTGCCTTTTGCTTTTAGCACGTCCAATGGAAAAGGCACTTAATTGAGAGAGATCCGGAGTTGCTGTTTCCTTGTGTTTTCCATGACATTACACCCAagagcaaaaaaacaaatatatatatatatatgaacaaagCTAAACGAGCTGGTGGATAGCAAGATGAAATGAACGGTCCTGTTCTctcttagaaaagaaaatgccaagTAATCACTAGTCGACCaaccatgttaaaataattaaactaatagATCCCATaccaaactataaaaaaaaatgcataaaaaaaacaaggcacaCATGAAATAATATTCTAGTGAGATTTTGGTAAGCTGTAATGAATATTTAGATAGCTGTAAGTTTAGATAGAGCTTTCATGTTCTCATCAAGGTCTTCGTGTGGGTTTCTATTGCAAGTCTCCCTCAGGATTTGCGTTTGGCTTAGCGTGAAGAGCTGGACTCCAATCCATCATTACTCCACGTCAACCAACACCCTCTCTCTTTTAAACCATCCCCCCTACCCTTCCCTCcatcaaaccaaaataaacctGACTAAAGCCTAAAAGTCTccctttctttcaaaaaaatggAGGGTCTTATTCCTTTCGTGTATAGGGCTATAATACAATACAAGAACGGAAAAGAAGCTGGACCTCTGGGGTCATGGTTCAGCGAGTCACCTTCAGCTTCGTATATGCGACTCCCTGGCGATTCCGGTAGGTTTCAGACGTCCGATATACGAATCTTTGGATCCGACTATGGCTTCTCTACCTCTTCAACATCCTCATCTAATATGAATTCTTCTACCACTCAAATTATTGTTTCTACTGGAGCTCAATCTCCTCTTAACTGTCGCTTGACTTCTCGCCGTGTCGCTGCAAAATACCATGATCAACACCATTAGAAGTATATGTTACAGCACGTCCGTGTGACATGCCGGAAGAAAGCCCAAGGCATGGAGCTATAGCTTGTCAGAAGTGTTGGTTGTGCAGGTAATTGTATGTAGAGACTTTGTGTATCGTAATTCTATTTGATGCATGGTTtggatgatgataataataagcGTGTGGAAAACCGAAGGGGCCACACAGCTTTGTGTGATTAGTGAAAAAAAGATGTGGGCATGTGAAAAACCAAAGGGGCACGCATGCTTTGTATTAATCCATTAATTACCGATTATGTAATTACTGAATTGTAATGTTTGGAAAGGGTTTATGTTTCTGAATCGTAATGTTTCAGAGACGGCAACCACTTTATGTTCGACATAAGTTCAATCTACCTTCgtgttgaaaagaaaaaaatagcctCTGTAGATGTGTATTGTTAATATCCTATTATTCTTATCttcccataaaaataaaaaataaaaaataattcaccgGCCCGGCTGGCTGGTTCTTCATCATCCATCACGATTGAAAACCACGGCTGCCACCAAATCCGAATATTTTCCTCTTAATTGATACCTAATAGACCACTACAGACAGAGAACCGATGAACAAAAAGGAAGGATCCTGGACACTAATAACCCTCCCCATTacgttataattataattgagaAAATTGGAGGCATCCCTTTTGCAGTTTTAACCAGTTTCACTGAGTACTATTAACTCACAGATGCTAAACCAAAGGTGCTGTGGGCATGGACAGATTAAGTAGTAGTTTACTATTTAAGGATATGAAAGACATAATCTTAAGATTATCAGAAGAAGaagttaattttgattattttgtatAATCAATTAATGGCATTTATGTGTGTGCGTGTATTATCCAATTCATTAGAAGAATATTCTTAagattatttgagaaaaaagttAATTGTGATTGATATTGTCCATAAACATCCttatcatcaaataaataataatgattttcattaaattaatagtAGCTTATTATTTAAGGATATGAAATATCCATTCTTAAGGTTATCTCAAAaagtttgattaatatataATCCAAGAACATCCCTATAAAtcgaatgaaaataaaaagtggGAAtcgtattttatatatatataatcaaggacatatttttatatttcttgtcCAGCTCATTAGAAggtctaataatttttttaagaatggtAGTTACTATTTCAacactataaattatttttaaaaaagtagctTTCCAAGATTAAATTATGTTTCTGGAAGTTTTCTAAGATTTTATCCGGAATTGTTAAAATGTGTAAAAGTTGCTGCAAAATGGGTTTGCCGGCAGTGGAACTGTGCAAAATCGGGTGGAGCAATTGGGAGAGGTGGTGCAGAAAACCGCGGGTCTTCTGTAAggatattacaaaaaaaaaaaaaaaaaaaatgttaaaaagcctcggtattttattttcactgcAAACGctcataatttattatgaattcacataataaatttttttaaccgtTCAAATTAAACATTTAACGTTGATACGAAGGGTTACTCAATCTTTCCATAAGAACTCAAATGTCATTGTCACATTCATAAAAAGTATTAtggttatttcattttttttaatagtataattattaaattgctttaaaaagttattttagggggtattttttatttttaactatattttaaaatttgtattgaCTAAATTACCCCTAAAATCAAATTCCTGAAATATTGCATCCAGGGGTGTTTTTTAAGGGTGATccagtcttttttttatttttagtttttttaaaaaagaaacaagctaTTGATCAGATTCACATGGTAAATTTACCATTATGCTCTgctatacaaaaatattatatttgataagaGAGTAATTCAGTCTTTTAGACATAAAAAATTAGACAAGTGCTATTGTCAAATTCATAAAAGGCGTCATAATCACCTCATGTTTTTACTTAGACAATAAAATTACTTAAGTTATCGTTAacagttatatttttatttaatgactctaagatatatttttggtttttaaatttatttaaaaaattagattgattaAATTGCCCCTAAACCCAAATTTCCTCAGTagtttaagttaaaaataattttaatcaaacaaacttaatttaaattaatttacaaaaaccaaacataatttaaatgaatttgcTAGGATGACTGGTTGGATCTGACAGCAGTCTATGCGTACTCTCTCCCTTTTTTCGATCCACTGGTTAGATATAAACTATTGTTCACTGATGAAACCCAAGACTATCTCCTGAGGAAGAGTTGTTATGTACTCCATCTAACtaatgataaatattaaatggACACGTGccagttatttatttatagattttaacaaaataaatttttaacagaAAATACCAAACAAGTACACAGGACTTGGTCAGCAAATTTGAAAGAGTTCAGTGACCGAGAAACCGATCGATGCTTGAAGTCCAATAGAAATTGTACTTTGGATCATACTAGCTTGGGATTATCTTGCCTGGACCATTACCAAAGTCTGACGAACCAGTGATGTTGTAACTTCATTTTTAGAGCTTTCAACTAGAGGACTCCGAGTGGATTTCTAGATAAGTGGCAAGCGCTTTACTGTGGACTAACTCGGTTTTTTTCGTAACTTAAAAACAATATGTTAAAGCGCTATCTACATAAGtatataattttaagcaaatactatatatatatatatatatatttcacttaAAGAGTACTTTAGTATTGGCACTGTGCTAAGAggtacaaaaatttaaaatgcctTTATccaaacagctaaaaaaaaattaacttttaaggATATTTCGACATTacactataaaaaaatgttaaaaaacttTTCTACCTCCATTCAATCTTGCAAATGtatctcataaaaaaacacatattacCCTTTGGATCATgctataagatttaaatttgtggagggaaaaataataatttcattatgtaAGTTTATAGATGAACTATGAGAATCTATAATGAAAcattaatcaagtttattttttttatattaagaaaatgtTTGGAAGAACTTATCGATAATGATGATTATGATAttgacaacaataaaaaaagtacatcaagcataaaaaaaacacataattttgTTGAATAGGATTATCGTACCAAAACTctaattcaagattttattgttgaatattttctcttcaagcagtttttttaaaataaattaaacaactctatttatactatttctaagcctaaactaaataaaaagaatttcttaaactgaaaaaaaggggaaaattaggaaaaataaaattcctaaactaaataataagaataaaaacacaataaaccaaaatatttttctaaactaaatagaaataaaaacaaccaTGGAAACAAATATCTTCAATAAAATCCTTCTACAAGAGTCTTTTTGGGTTTGAATAAACTTATTCCTGACTTCAAACCTCTTATCCGTATTTGCTTTAGGTATATAATAATTTGAGATATCAACTTCAATCCCTTCATGTTAATATTtgtataagaaataataattgatgaattatttctcttccattgaCTTTTAGAGTTATGAATTAAAACCTTAAACTTGCTTCATCGACATATATTGTATCTATATAGTTCTAGAACAAACCTATAtttgtgataataaaaaaaaaaaattagcttgtaTTCAACCTTTAATTTACAAAGTAAGGGTACTATTAATGATATTATCATAACTATTATTTTCATTGTGtatgttattattatcaacatatataatcataattatcaaaataaacataataaattagTAGAGAATATCAATTAACATCTATCTCATCATAAGCTTCTATCCTGTCATAAATGAGATCATCAAAATTAATCTATTATGGATGACATCATCAAtactattattttcattatttatgttATCATTATCAAcatatatcatcatcatcatcatcaaaataaatgtaataaatTGGTGAAGAAATCAATTCACATTTATCTCATCATAAATATAATCAccaaaatttttatgatattcatCTCGAACAAGAAAATATCTCCTTTGTTCTTGCCTCTATAGTGGTTCTCAAAACTGTTCATGGATGATCACTCTTCTCTCAAtccttaaattttatctttttaatatttgccGATTAACAAGATAATTCTTCAACGTACCTCTACAATTTTATCATCGATAACTAATAGGTCaatttcacaatttatttttgaatgttttCTATCACTAGTTTTTGAATGTCTCTTTCCTGAGAGGGAATTGTCTTATCCCCTTCTACATGAGCACATCCTATTTTGCGACCATCTCTTTCAACCATGATTACTCAACAACACACAGTAACTAACCATTAGGAATAGTTGGGCTCTTATACCAATTAATGTAGATAGAAATAACAAGAGAAAGATATCAAACACAAAACATCTCAGAATTTTGTTGAATAGCGTCACCACACAaaactttaattcaaaattttattagtgaatattttcttttcaagtacttttttaaaaagcaaattaaacaATCCTATTTATACTAGTATTGTGTCTAAACTGAATAAGAACAATAAATACGGAAATAAGGGATCTCTAACCGACGGAAAtaagggattttaccgacgaagaaattagtaaaaaataaaaagcaaaaaaaaaaaataattttctaatccGTCGGGAAATAAAGGTTCATCATGTCAAACAATTACGAcagaatttttccgtcggtattttacagagagctccagaactgttcatcttccaattACACTGTTaaactttacggacaaaatcaccgacggattgaaaatgcGTCGgcgcggttttctgaaaaaattcaattgatttaaaattttcattttatatagcGGAATTGAAAAATATCGGTAATTTTGTGGTTTCTAAAAATTtaggaaattgaaaatttaaattaaatattagagaattgacggaataattaaaaatattttagtcgGTAATCCGTCGGTTCAAtctgaatccgcttatttcaaCAGAGGATCTTCTTCAGACTCAAGTCATTCATCTTCCTATGCTCGGGAatcccagtttttttttaattaatatgcttcacgaatagcttcacttgcaattttttcatgggaaaaaagttttttttttttttcatataaaagttGTAGAACACAAtctccaagcattttgagtatatattattcattttattgaattttttttattatagcgGAAACtccatcggtaataaaaaaaatttagacgcGTCTGTTCCGCCAGTAAATTCGGTAATATTATTAGACGGAAAAAAAATTCGAGAGATTACATTCTCCGTGATTTATCGGTTtaataccgatggaatatgtgtcttacgccgacggaaaaatttaaatataaggtaaaaacataaattaatttttagtaagGACTTACAATTAGGGTCTAAAAATTTAAAGCACGTGCGCTTGTTTGTAAATTTAGGAATTTAATTAGTTCGGATGTCAGGCTCAAGTTTATTTccagtatattttttatttaaaaatactttaaaataataattttttatatattttaacatcaataaataatctaaaaaatataaaaaattatttttaaataaaaaaaaaaatttaaatttttataaaatactatttgaAGTCCAATTCCAAATAATATGTTAAAAGATACCAACATCATTAATGTTTTACACGCTTTCACTTAGATTGAGGAactaaaatgattatttaaatttagaatttaaaattaatttcaataatttttcgtgACCCTCTTAGTCATCCAACgacaaactcaaaatcaaaagagCATTTCTATAAGTTGTAGCAAAAGCGTGGATGCGCGATGAATCATCTAGgtagattaatttttaagttcCAAAAAAGATTTGCACACAAGAGTGGGGATTTGGTTGATATGCGAGAGATATCCTCCTATCGAGTTCATAATCTTTTTCGATGGAATATCAATATCTGGTGAAACCTGAaagaagacaaaataaaaacttggttaCTCAAATTTTAGTAAGACCCCATCTGCGGGAATTAAAAAGAGATAGGAAAGTAATGTATTGAacatttaatttaagattttgaaGACTTTTTGCTTACTTTTAGATAGTGGATCCTTCCTTTTTGGGGAGCCAAAAGCCTGGCTGAATTCTGAGCTCTCCTTTAGTTCAGAAGCTATCACTCTCAACGTACAAGCATTTTCTGCAATTTGAAATATTCCTTGGTTTCTATGTGAACGGCATTCGTATTCTTCTAGATTTTTGAAAATCGTTTTACTAATAGGAAGATAAGAAGATTATCAGATTCAGATTGAAATCGCATGAGAGGAGCCTACGGTTAGTATTTTCCTTACCAAGAAATGTGGAAAGCTGATATTATTAGCAGAAAGCAGGAGTTATTATTACATGGTCACTTCTGTTCATCCGACCTTGAAGTCCTTCCAGGCGCAATGATCAGGACACATATGGCTGCTGTCTTCCTCGGCACCTAATTTATGTTAGATCACTGTCCTTTCCAACAGGATAGGAAGCTTTTTCGTACTGTTGACGCATCAACTGCCATTGAGAGAGGAACCAGTATGATGTGAAACCAATGAAATTTGTTCACTTTGGAATTGTTAATTAGGGAACAGCACCCTGGGATGATAAACaagattagattaattaatttggatcTCGAAACCATTAGCCGACATGGAAAACAACTCATGCAAAGTACGTAATAACACTTGAATATCAAACACAATTTATTCCACAGATGTTGAAACAAGATTACTGATTGAGAACCGTTCAAGATTAATTGCACTCATGATTTCGACACAAGCCAATAAATGCTCACTGTTAATTTCcatgagttatatatatatatatatatgagctgTGAGGTGGGAATATGCATGTGCCTCCTTCTTTAACAAGGGACTGATCCTCAAGCACGACAATCACCATTTTCGTTTCTAAAACATTGAACTAATTACGTATCTTCCTAAGAAAATGCTACCCATTTTCAGAAAACCTAAACTAGCATTGTACAACGCAAGAACTTGGACAGATGTCCCTTGTTTTGCGCATTTCGAATAAAGTCACTCTCGGGTCGTAATTGATTGAAAGACAAAATTGTCCATCCCTCGTATCCAATCAGGAAAGAGGACTAGCTTGACCAGTTGTGTCTTTACACTATCATAAGTCCTATTCAGTATATAAGAATATCGAAACATGTAGTAGGAGTGTGTACCATAGTTTATTATCAGGCTTTGCCTCCCTATTGTGCTTTCTGCATCTATAGACCTTATCGATGGAGAAGAGCATCCTATCAATGTTGATTCTTATGGTTACACTGTTATCATGTTCCTGGAGTGCCACAGCCGTGCAGCTTTGTGGGAATTGTGGCCTTACTCCGGTGCCATTTCCACTAAGCACTGGGCCAGATTGTGGCAACCAACAGTACAAGCTCAGGTGTTCTTTAGGAAAATTATGGTTCGATGCTCTAAATGGATCATCCTACTTGATCGCGTCCATTAACCCAGTACTCCGACGGATAGTTATTAGACCTGCAAGCCTAGCAAATGAGACTTGCATCTCAAGTGATTTTCATAGCCAAGGAATCCAGCTCAATCAAAATCTCCCCTTTAGCATCACTAATAGTAACACAATCTTGTTGCTTAAttgtaaaaatgaaattttgcaCTTGAAACCACCCATAGATTGTGCAACTGGTAGCATTTGTCATAACTATATTCAAGGGAACGCTGCAGCCTGTGCTAGTGCACCAGTGTGCTGTACATTCGAGACTAGTACTGGCTTACAGAGTGCATATATGATTAAGGTCTATGAAGGAGGGTGTGCAGCATATCAGAGCTTTGTCAACTTGGATGTTAAGGAGGTGGGAATGATCAAGAAATGGCCTGAGCCTGGTGTGGAGATCGAATGGGCGTTTCCAAAGGAGCCAATTTGCAAGATCCCAGTAGACTGCAAGGACTTGTTGTACTCAAAATGTCTGCCTGATCCGATCAGCTTAGGACAGAAAAGGTGCTTCTGTGATGCTGGGTTTAATTGGGACCCCATCAACGGATTGTGTCAAAGtgagtttaatatttaaattttctgaccgtttcttgttttttcttaatttttcttcaaaacctGAAGGGTGTTTTCCAGTCAATCTCACTCTTGCCATTTATAATCTTCTCCTTTCGTAGATTTGAAGTGTGTTCCTGGAAAAGtttgcaaaaaaagaaagaaaaagacagtGGTCTTTGCAGGTACGTTATATCTCCCATTAAGTGAAAtgatcttagttttcttttctttcttttttttttaaaaaaaaaaattatcagaatTAAGCTGCACGCACAACCTCCAAATCAAGTTTTTGCTTTTGCAGTTTTGCTCCATAGTGTTTCCATGTCAAAAACGTGCATTGTCTCATAGAGTAGTTGAATATTTCATATAATTGTGTAAATATATTAGGTAACAACAatgatttcttttcatttatatgaACAAATAACCGCAATGATATTTTCTTCGCTGGTTGATTGGTTCgtcttttaaatcatttcaGGTGCAGCAGTTGGAGCGGTTGCAGTCCTAGTCATGGTCCTAGGTGGTGGTTTATTCCTCAAGAAGCAAAATCGGTCAAAAAGAGCACAAAAGAATTTGATAAAAGAGCGAAAAGAGATGTTAAATGCCAAACATAGTGGCAAATCAGCCAGGATCTTTACAGGAAAGGAGATAACAAAAGCAACCAGCAATTTCTCCAAAGACAACCTCATCGGTGCAGGTGGCTTTGGTGAGGTCTTCAAGGGCATTCTTGATGATGGAACTGTAACAGCTATCAAGAGAGCCAAGCTTGGAAACACCAAAGGCATCGATCAAGTTATTAACGAGGTTCGAATTCTTTGCCAGGTCAATCACAGAAGCCTTGTAAGACTCCTGGGTTGTTGTGTCGAGCTTGAGCAACCTATCATGATTTATGAGTATATCCCTAATGGAACCCTCTTTGATCACCTTCATTGTCACCATTCTGGCAAGTGGACTTCACTCAACTGGCAACGAAGGCTCCGCATTGCATATCAAACTGCAGAAGGTCTAACCTATCTTCACTCTGCAGCCGTGC includes:
- the LOC118048294 gene encoding uncharacterized protein, translating into MEGLIPFVYRAIIQYKNGKEAGPLGSWFSESPSASYMRLPGDSGRFQTSDIRIFGSDYGFSTSSTSSSNMNSSTTQIIVSTGAQSPLNCRLTSRRVAAKYHDQHH
- the LOC118048485 gene encoding wall-associated receptor kinase-like 20; the encoded protein is MEKSILSMLILMVTLLSCSWSATAVQLCGNCGLTPVPFPLSTGPDCGNQQYKLRCSLGKLWFDALNGSSYLIASINPVLRRIVIRPASLANETCISSDFHSQGIQLNQNLPFSITNSNTILLLNCKNEILHLKPPIDCATGSICHNYIQGNAAACASAPVCCTFETSTGLQSAYMIKVYEGGCAAYQSFVNLDVKEVGMIKKWPEPGVEIEWAFPKEPICKIPVDCKDLLYSKCLPDPISLGQKRCFCDAGFNWDPINGLCQNLKCVPGKVCKKRKKKTVVFAGAAVGAVAVLVMVLGGGLFLKKQNRSKRAQKNLIKERKEMLNAKHSGKSARIFTGKEITKATSNFSKDNLIGAGGFGEVFKGILDDGTVTAIKRAKLGNTKGIDQVINEVRILCQVNHRSLVRLLGCCVELEQPIMIYEYIPNGTLFDHLHCHHSGKWTSLNWQRRLRIAYQTAEGLTYLHSAAVPPIYHRDVKSSNILLDERLNAKVSDFGLSRLVEASESSDSHIFTCAQGTLGYLDPEYYRNFQLTDKSDVYSFGVVLLEVLTSKKAIDFNREEENVNLVVYIKNVIEEDRLMEVIDPVLKEGASKLELETMKALGSLAAACLDDKRQNRPSMKEVADEIEYIISIAAGKVSKT